Proteins found in one Candidatus Nezhaarchaeota archaeon genomic segment:
- the cysC gene encoding adenylyl-sulfate kinase: MGGFAIWLTGIPSSGKSTIAKRLEEELRAHGVDVEVLESDEVRKHLTPRPTYTEEERDAFYSALVFIGELLAKHGISVIFDATANKRAYRDEARRRIKKFVEVYVKCPLDEAMRRDSKGLYKKALRGEITSLPGLQVPYEEPLNPEVVVDTSRTEPEKAVEAIIVKLREGSFL, encoded by the coding sequence GTGGGTGGCTTCGCCATTTGGCTAACTGGCATCCCTTCCTCAGGAAAGAGCACCATAGCGAAGAGGCTCGAGGAGGAGCTCAGGGCTCATGGAGTTGATGTAGAGGTGTTAGAATCAGACGAAGTTAGGAAGCATCTTACTCCACGCCCCACCTACACTGAGGAGGAGAGAGACGCTTTTTACTCAGCCCTAGTCTTCATCGGTGAGCTCCTAGCTAAGCACGGCATTAGTGTGATCTTCGACGCTACAGCTAATAAGAGGGCTTACCGAGATGAGGCTAGGAGGAGGATTAAGAAGTTCGTAGAGGTCTACGTCAAGTGCCCGCTAGATGAAGCTATGCGCAGGGACTCAAAGGGCTTATACAAGAAGGCTCTTAGAGGTGAAATTACGAGCCTCCCAGGGCTTCAAGTTCCATACGAGGAACCGCTAAACCCTGAGGTAGTGGTTGATACTTCAAGGACGGAGCCTGAGAAGGCTGTCGAGGCTATCATAGTTAAGCTAAGGGAGGGGAGCTTCTTATAA